From a single Nostoc sp. MS1 genomic region:
- a CDS encoding winged helix-turn-helix transcriptional regulator — MKAEAEKDERLTCEVETTLKVIGGRWKVLIIRELLSGVKRFGELQRALPGITQKMLTQQLREMEEDGIIHRQVYAQIPPKVEYSLTPLGVSLQPILHAMHEWAVKHYYQTNINQKSQVEPI, encoded by the coding sequence ATGAAAGCTGAAGCAGAAAAAGATGAAAGGCTGACTTGTGAAGTGGAAACCACTTTAAAAGTAATTGGCGGACGCTGGAAAGTGCTGATTATTAGAGAATTATTGTCTGGTGTAAAACGGTTTGGGGAATTGCAGCGAGCCTTACCTGGAATTACACAAAAAATGCTGACTCAACAACTACGAGAAATGGAAGAAGATGGGATTATACACCGACAAGTCTATGCACAAATCCCCCCAAAGGTAGAATATTCTTTAACACCTTTGGGGGTAAGTTTACAGCCTATTCTTCATGCCATGCACGAATGGGCGGTTAAGCATTATTATCAAACAAATATTAACCAAAAAAGTCAAGTTGAACCTATTTAG
- a CDS encoding salt stress protein, Slr1339 family: MDALDKLLSQIKAESENEQTQQQIPKQNIFQSLSPPEPKSLSLIDNLLSEVQADFAAQDTELELKKQQELEQERLRQEQIKAKQKEALKQQAKDWLEKLDPFSPEGLWFERFAESYPSKLEAAIEYLQTN, translated from the coding sequence ATGGACGCTCTAGACAAGCTGTTATCTCAAATCAAAGCTGAATCTGAGAACGAACAAACACAACAGCAAATACCAAAACAAAATATTTTTCAATCACTTAGCCCACCTGAACCCAAGTCATTATCTTTAATAGATAATTTGTTGTCAGAAGTTCAGGCGGATTTTGCTGCTCAAGATACAGAGCTTGAATTGAAAAAACAGCAAGAACTAGAACAAGAAAGACTGCGACAAGAGCAAATAAAAGCCAAACAAAAAGAGGCTTTAAAACAGCAAGCAAAAGATTGGTTAGAAAAATTAGATCCCTTTTCTCCTGAAGGGCTTTGGTTTGAAAGATTTGCTGAAAGTTACCCTTCTAAATTAGAAGCAGCAATCGAATATTTACAAACTAACTAA
- a CDS encoding vWA domain-containing protein — MLENRDYTLIIDKSGSMATPDQKGGRNRWVTAQESTLALASKCEQFDPDGITVYVFSGRFKRYENVTSAKVTQIFQENDPSGTTDLAAVLKHATDDYFQRKAAGKNKPSGETILVVTDGEPDDRKAVMRLIIEVSRRLDKDEELAISFIQVGTDAQATRFLKALDDDLQGAGAKFDICDTITMEDMEDLSLSEVLLNAIND, encoded by the coding sequence ATGTTAGAAAATCGTGATTATACCCTTATCATTGATAAGAGTGGCAGTATGGCTACCCCTGATCAAAAGGGTGGACGTAATAGATGGGTAACTGCACAAGAATCTACCTTAGCTTTAGCTAGCAAGTGCGAACAATTTGATCCAGATGGCATTACTGTATATGTTTTTTCTGGCAGATTCAAACGCTATGAAAATGTCACATCAGCTAAAGTTACTCAGATTTTTCAGGAAAATGATCCTTCTGGAACTACCGATTTAGCAGCTGTGTTAAAACACGCAACAGATGATTATTTTCAACGCAAAGCTGCTGGTAAAAATAAGCCCAGTGGTGAGACAATTCTAGTAGTTACTGATGGTGAGCCAGACGATCGCAAAGCGGTAATGAGGCTCATTATCGAAGTTTCTCGCCGCTTAGATAAAGATGAAGAATTAGCCATTTCTTTCATTCAAGTTGGCACAGATGCTCAAGCTACCCGCTTCCTCAAAGCTTTAGACGATGACTTGCAAGGCGCAGGTGCGAAGTTTGATATCTGTGACACTATTACAATGGAAGATATGGAAGATTTAAGTCTTTCGGAAGTGCTACTTAATGCCATTAATGATTAG
- a CDS encoding vWA domain-containing protein, which produces MMSDRDYTLIIDKSGSMSTPDQVGGRSRWEIAQESTLALARKAEQFDPDGITVYLFSGRFKRYDDVTSAKVAQIFLENDPAGTTNLAGVLQDALNNYFQRKAAGKTKPNGETILVITDGEPDDRKAVFETIIHATRQMERDEELAISIIQVGSDAQATKFLKALDDQLQSVGAKFDICDTVTLDDLEEMSLADVLMNAISD; this is translated from the coding sequence ATGATGAGCGATCGCGACTACACTCTAATCATCGACAAAAGCGGTAGTATGTCTACTCCCGATCAAGTTGGTGGTAGAAGCAGATGGGAAATAGCCCAAGAGTCAACCTTGGCTTTAGCTAGAAAAGCTGAACAGTTTGACCCAGATGGGATTACTGTATATTTATTTTCTGGCAGATTTAAACGTTATGACGATGTTACCTCAGCTAAAGTCGCCCAGATATTTTTAGAAAATGACCCGGCTGGGACAACAAACTTAGCAGGTGTCTTGCAAGATGCTTTGAATAATTACTTTCAACGCAAAGCGGCGGGGAAGACTAAACCCAATGGTGAAACAATTTTAGTCATAACTGATGGCGAACCAGACGATCGCAAAGCGGTATTTGAAACCATCATTCATGCAACTCGCCAGATGGAACGAGATGAAGAATTGGCTATTTCTATCATTCAAGTTGGTTCAGATGCTCAAGCTACCAAGTTCCTCAAAGCCTTAGACGACCAGTTACAAAGTGTTGGTGCTAAATTTGATATCTGCGATACTGTCACATTGGATGATTTGGAGGAAATGAGTCTTGCAGATGTACTAATGAATGCAATTAGTGATTAA